ATTCTTCATCAGGTAGGCGCGATTGGCATCGATCCCCACCAGCGGCGCGGAGTTTGGCGGCATGGCAACGATGTTGTCATCCCACAGAGCCACCAGTTTGTCCACGTCGAAGGCGAGGTTGGCGGCGATGTCGCGCTGGTGCAACTCCTCGATCGCCTTCCGGTCTTGCGCGGGGTCGTTCTGAGCCGGCTTGGCGGCAGGGCGCGATCGACGCGCTTGCGGCGCGGCCGCGGAGGCAAATGCAAGAAGAATGACGGCGACTAAAGCGAGACGCATGGTCGTGCTCCGATGCGGCGAGTATATGCGGAGCCAGCTATTGCCATCACCCCTGTGACCTCGGTCACAGCGTCGTGTGCGGCTCCCGCGTATTCTGAGATGCCGTAATCGGGAGCGGGCGGTGACACCGCAGGTCCAGCAGTCCGGCATTTTCGTCCTGGCGATCTTTCTCGCCGTCATGGCTGAGCGCGGCTGGCAGTGGCTGCGGCGGCGCGCGGCGCGGCAGTGGCTAGTGGCCGAAGGCCGCGTGGAGCGGGCCGAGTGGCGCCAGCCCAACACTGGGACGAACCGCTACTTCGTAGCGGACTTGGCGTATTCCTACGTCGTCGGCGGGCAGTACTACGCGGGGTATTACCGGCGCGCATTCCCCGATGCCGTGTCGGCTGCGGCGTTTGTGGATTCGCTGAAAGACCGGGCAGTAAAGGTGCGCTACCGGCGCGGCGAATGCGGCAAGTCGCTGCTGCTGGAAGAGAACCTCGCCGATGCGATTCATGCCACGGCCGAGATCGCATCGTGATGAACCGCATTCCGGCGGATTATCACTGCTTCGATGTTCCCTCTTTCTTGCTTCTGTTCCGTGGCCATCCGTGCAAAATCCGTGCTCGGGATTTCAGCCCAGCCCGACTTTTCGCAGCACGAGTTTCTCGTACCACTTCCACGGAAGTAATTTGCACAGCCACCAGCGCATGAACGCATCGCGGCCGATCATGTAGCGCAGGCGGGGATTCGGATCCTCAGCAATGCGCGCGATCAGGTCCGCCACCACTTGCGGGTCCGCTTTCGGAGTGCTGACCGCCCATTCTTTCAGCTTTCGTCCGCGCTCCTGATTGGGAGATTTGCCGGCCAAGAGCACTTCATTCAGCCGCGCGTTGCGGTCCCAGATGTCGGTCTTAAATGCTCCCGGTTCTACCAGCACGACCTTGATCCCTAGCGCGCCGGTTTCCAGGCGCAGGGTTTCGCTCCAGCCCTCGAGCGCAAACTTCGAGGCGGAATAGCTGCTCAGGCCCGGCGACCCCATCCGCCCAGTCTCCGACGACACCATGATGATGTGCCCCGAGCGCTGCGCGCGCATGGCAGGCAGTACCGCCTGCGTCACCGAGACATGGCCGAAGAAGTTGGTGTCCATCTGCTGGCGAAGCTCGGCAAGCCGAATGTCTTCGGCGAAGCCGGCGAAGGCGAATCCGGCGTTATTCACCAGCACGTCAATGCGCCCATGGTCGCGGAGGATTTCGCTGACGACGCGCCGAATAGAGTCGAAGTCGGAGATGTCGAGGGCGCGGACCTCGATGCGGTCAGCGACACCCGCGTTCTGAGCAGCCTCGTCCAGGAGCGAGCGGCGCTTGAGGTCGCGCATGGTGGCGACGACACGGCAGCCGCGGCGAGCGAGCGTGACCACGGTCAGCAGTCCGATGCCGCTGGAGGTGCCGGTGATAAGGGCGAGTCTTGCGGATGCGTCAGGCACAATTCCTACCACTTGATCGGCGGGGGCTGGGGTTCGGCGGAGCCGTCGGCGCGCGCGTCCGAGGCGCCGTAGTTGATGCCGGTGCTGGAGTCGTGCAACACCGCCTGGCCTCGGCCCATCCGCGTGGAGTACTCCTTGCGGACCTCCAGGATATGGCCCTTGGCCGACAGCTTTTGCAGAACCTCCGGCTTCACCCGCGATTCGATCAGGATATGGCAGCCGCCGGCGGGACTGACCGTAAAACGCGGACTCTCCATGGCTGCCTGGATGTTCATGCCGTAGTCCACGATGTTGGAAACAAATTGCGCGTGGGCCAGCGGTTGGTTGGCGCCGCCCATAATGCCGAACCCGATGTGCTCCGATCCCCGCTGCATGAACGCCGGAATAATGGTGTGGAAGGGGCGCTTGTGCGGCGCCAGCGCGTTGGAATGGGTGGGATTGAAGGAAAACAGCGCTCCACGATTTTGCAGCACGAACCCCATGCCGCGCACGGTGATTCCCGAGCCAAATTCTGCGTAATTGCTTTGAATCAGCGACGCGATGTTTCCCTCCGCATCCACTACGGAAAGATAGGTGGTCTCGCTGCTGGGCGGCGTTCCGGGCTGGGTTTCGCAACTGGCCCGCTGGCCATCGATCAGCTTCGCCCGTTGTTTGGCATATTCCTTGGAAAGCAGCCCCTCCACCGGCACCTTGGCGAAGCGGAGATCGGCGTTGTAACGCGCCAGATCGGCGTAGGCCAGCTTCATAGCTTCGATCTTTTTGTGCAGTTCGGTGACGCTACTTGGACCGCCAGCAGAGGCCGCGGCCGTTTCCATCAGGTTCAGCATTTCCAGCGCCGCCATGCCTTGGCCGTTGGGGGGAAGCTCGTAGACGGTCCAGTCGCGATAGGTGGTGGAAATCGGCTCCACCCACTCCGCCGAGAATTGCGCCAGATCCTCCGCCGACATGGTGCCGCCGAACTGTTTCGAGGTGCCCAGAATAGCTTGCGCAATCTCGCCGCGATAAAAAGCCTGCGGCCCCTGATCGGCAACGAGGCGCAGGGCCTTGGCCACATCGGGATTGCGGAAAACCTGACCTACGGCGGGGGCGTTGCCGCCCGGCAGGAAGACGCGCTGGCTCTCGGCATCCTGAACCAGCGCATGCGCTGACCCGTTCCAGTAGTCATGAATGATTTCGGGGATCGCGACGCCCTGCTCGGCATAGAAAATCGCGGGCTGAAACAGCTCCTTCCATGCCAACCGGCCGAAACGTTGATGGAACTTGTCCCACCCGTCGACCGCGCCGGGCACCGTGACGGCATCAATTCCGGATCGTGGCATTGCCGTGTCGCCTTTGGATCGCAGGTGCTCGAGCGTCAGGCCTTGGGGCGCCCATCCGCTGGCATTTAGACCGTATAGCTTGCCGGTTTTGGCTTCCCAATAGAGGAGGAACAAGTCGCCTCCCATGCCGTTCATCATGGGCTCGGCAACACCGAGCAGGGCATTGGCGGCGATGGCGGCATCCGCTGCGGAGCCGCCGCGGACCAGCAACTGCGCCCCCGCCTGCGAGGCTTGCGCATAACTGGTGGCAACGATGCCGTAAGGGCTGATGACCATGGAGCGCGCGTGGGAGCGATCTTGCGCCAACATGCTGCTGCCAATCAGGAGGAGAGTTGACGTTACCGCTAAAGCCATGCGCATTGTTCACGTCCCTTCGCACGGAGTTGCCAGTCGACATAATCACGCGTCTTTCCCTATTCCTGGAAGACTTGACACGATCCGCGCCAATGTCAGCGGGAGCCCAACCACGACTGGAAAGCCAGTGTAATTGCCAAACGGCTCGCGATACGAGAAGATAAGCGGTTTTGAGGTCATTCTGATTTGTGGAAGTGATAATGGCGATAAAGAAGAAGCAAGCAAGCAGGACGGTGGCAGCACCGCGGCAGGCGTCCAGCAAGCCGGCGGCGGGAGCGGCCTCCGGCGAGATCGCGCCGGCAAAAGGGAAGCTGGGGGTGATGATTCCGGGCATGGGGGCGGTGGCAACCACGTTTGTGGCGGGCGTGGAATCGGTGCGCCGTGGACTGGCGCAGCCGATCGGGTCGCTCACCCAGATGGGCACCATCCGGCTGGGCAAGCGCACCGACGGACGTTCTCCGTGTATTCAAGAATTCGTGCCGCTGGCCGACATCGACGACTTGGTATTTACCGGCTGGGACCCCTTCGAAGACGACATGTACGCCGCGGCGCGTAAGGCTGGCGTGCTGGAGCGCGACCTGCTCGATAACATCAAGCCGTTTCTGTCGCAGATCAAGCCACGCCCGGCGGTGTTTGACCGTGATTATGTGAAGAGGCTCGACGGGCCCAATGTGAAAAAGGGCAAGACGAAGATGGATCTCGCCGAACAGGTCAGGGAAGATATCCGCGAGTTCAGGAAAACGTCGGGCGCGTCCCGGCTGGTCATGATCTGGTGCGGCTCCACCGAAACCTTCCTGCAACCGGCGGCGGTACACCAGTCGGTGAAGGCGTTTGAAAAAGGCCTGATGCAGAACGATGAGAACATTGCCCCCTCGATGATCTACGCCTACGCCGCGTTGTCGGAGGGGGTGCCTTTCGCCAACGGCGCGCCCAATCTCACGGTGGACCTCCCCGCCATGCACGAGCTCTCGCGGCGCAACCAGGCGCCCATCTGCGGCAAGGATTACAAGACCGGGCAGACGCTGCTGAAGACCATCCTGGCGCCCGGCTTCAAGGCGCGCATGATCGGGCTGAGCGGCTGGTTCTCGACCAACATCCTCGGCAATCGCGACGGCGAAGTGCTGGACGATCCCGGCTCATTCAAGACCAAGGAAGAATCCAAGCTCTCGGTACTGGAGCACATCCTGCAGCCGGACCTGTATCCGCAGCTCTACGGGAACATCTGCCACAAGGTGCGGATCAACTACTACCCGCCGCGCGGCGACAACAAGGAAGGCTGGGACAACATTGATATCTTCGGCTGGCTCGGCTACCCGATGCAGATCAAGGTGGACTTCCTGTGCCGCGATTCCATCTTGGCGGCGCCCATAGTGCTCGACCTGGTGCTGTTCCTCGACCTGGCGCTGCGCAGCAGCCAGTTGCGCGGGCTGGGCATCCAGGAGTGGCTGAGCTTCTACTTCAAGTCGCCCATGACCGCGCCGGGGCTTTATCCCGAGCACGATCTGTTCATTCAGCTCATGAAGCTGAAGAACACCCTGCGGCACCTCAAGGGCGAGTCGCTGATCACGCATTTGGGGCTGGAATACTACGATTGAAGCTATCGGCTTTCAGCCGTCAGGTATCGGCTACGACAGGCTGCTGATTGTGCTGACTGGTGACATTCTGTCGCGCCATCCGGCCTTGGGTGGCGAGGCCTTGCCGGCGAGGTGACGGTGGTCGACAGCTGATAGCTGAAAGCTTTTTTTTAGTAACCCAGCCTACCCGCTCCGGCATCGAATTTGCCATGCGCAAGATGGCACTGCCGATCGTCGCGGCGATTCTGCTGATATCCGCCGCATTCCTTTGGGCTGACACGCCGGGAACATTTCGCGGCGTGGTGATTCACGGCCCCGACATCACGCCCGGATGGATGTACCTGAAGAGCGGCGGGCAGACGCGGCGGGTGGGGATCGGCCGCGCTGATGTGATGTACTCCGACTCGGTTCCGGCAGGCGAGCGCCAGAAGCTGCCGGCAATGTCCATTGTCAGCGGGGCCGAGGTGCGAGTCACCGCGCAGCAGGACAAAGATGGCGAGTGGCGCGCCACCAAGATTGAGATCCTTACTCTGCATGCGCAGCCGGAACTGGAGCCTTCCGAGCGCACGGAGAATTTGCGCGCCACCTAACGCCGTTCTCGAGTTTCAGTTTCAGGCGCAGCCGATAGTCAGGCGTTTGACTCAAACTGAGACTCTCTTCGCCCGTTCACACTCTTCCGCTTATATACGATTTCATCCCTGGCGGCGAGACTTGTTGCCGGGCATTGGGTTGACACATGAGGCGGGGGCATGGCCCGTCGCGTCGCTGCCTGCCGCCGAATTACATGTTTCCCGCATCGCCGAATGTTCATCCAAGTCAGTAGCGGGGGCGGCGTTCGGCCCGTGCCGGTGCCCGAATGCCCCAGTTTCGGCTGTATAATGTAATTAACCAGTTGGTCGGCAACCAACAAAGGATGTGCACCATGAAGTTTCGCGCCTCCACCCTCGCGGTCGCGTTAATGCTGGCTACCCTGGCGCCGTGCACGTTTGCGCAGAGCGATTCCCAGAACAATCCCAATCCGACTGGAACTCCGCCGGTCACCGGTACGCCGCAAACCACCGGCGCTGCGCCGGCCGACGCGCAGAAACCGGCGGCGCAGACCGACACACTGGTCCCGCAGGTTGCCAATCCACCCAAAGAGACGCACGACGGCGGCAAGAACGATATTGACGCCATCGGCAACCGCAAAATCGGCGGCGGCAAGGGGCTGGGCAATTGGTACTCGCTGGAAAAAGAGATCGCGATGGGCAAGGAGTTCGCTGCCCAAGTCGAGGCCAGCGTGAAGCTGGTACAGGATCCGGTGGTGACCGAGTATGTCAATCGCATCGGGCAGAACCTGGTGCGCAACTCCGACGCGCGCGTGCCCTTCACCATCAAGGTTGTCGATTCCGATGAGATCAACGCCTTCGCTCTCCCCGGCGGCTTCTTCTACGTTAACTCCGGGCTGATCCTGGCGGCCGATGACGAGGCCGAACTGGCGGGCGTGATGGCGCATGAGATCGCGCACGTCGCGGCGCGCCACGCTACGCGCCAGATGACGCGCGCGCAGTTCGCCAATATCGCCAGCATCCCACTGATCTTTGTCGGCGGCGGGCTGGGGTACGCCATCCGCTCCGCGGCGGGCATCGGATTGCCGCTGACCTTCCTGAGCTTCAGCCGCGGCTTCGAGGCCGAGGCCGATTACCTTGGGCTGGAATATATGTACAAATCGGGCTACGATCCGCAGGCCTTCATTTCCTTCTTCGAGAAGGTGCAAGCCAAGGAGAAGAAGAAACCGGGATCGCTGGCCAAGGCCTTCGCCACCCATCCGCAGACGCCGGACCGCATCACCAAGAGCCAGGAAGAGATTGCCAAGGTGCTGCCGGCCCGCGATCAATACATCATCAACACCTCGGAATTCGACGACGTGAAAACCCGTCTGGCGGCCATCGAGAACCGCCGCAAGCTCAGTGGACCCGAGGACAAGGAAGGCCGTCCCACGCTGCGCCGCACCACGGCCGACAACAGCAAGAAAACCGACGGCGGGAACAACGATGATGATCGTCCGACGCTGAAGCGGAGAGATAACGACTAAAGCAGTTTCAAGCTTCGGTCTTGGCAAAAACCGGCGGCGCAAGCTGCCGGTTTTTCCTTTCGCTGGGCGGTTTCACAGGCAGAGTGTGATTTGTGAAGGGCCATGGCGATGCTAGAATTTGCCGCTATCCAGACATCCCGTCCGGGCCCGCTCCGGGGCCGAAAGGACTGGCCATGCTTGTGCGCGACTACATGACCACACAGGTGAGCAGCCTGCGCGATGACCTCCACCTGCTCGAGGCCGCGCTGCTGATCCGCCGCAGCGGCAAGCGCCACGTACCCGTCATTGACGCCGAGGGCACGGTGGTAGGCATCGTTACCGACCGCGACGTGGCACAGATGGCGCCCTCCCTGCTGGGTCACATCACGCCGGAAGAGTACAACGCCGTGTTTGAAATGACGCCGATCACGCGCGCCATGACCGCCAATCCCATCACGGTCACGCCGCAAACCACTATGCGCGAGGTGGTCTCGCTGCTCTACACCAAGAAAATCGGCGCCCTGCCGGTGGTAGAAAGCGGAAAACTGGTGGGCATCGTTACCCGCAGCGACGCCCTCGCTCTGCTCAACGAACTGCTGGCCGAAGCGGAGAGTTCCTCAGGCGCCGCGGTTTAGAGTAGGGTTCTCCCCCTGACCCAGGAAGCGCTGCCGCTCAGGCAGACTTGGCGAACGGCTCGGCCGCTTCAGTCAGTGCGCCGCCCTTCTGGCGGGCGGAGACGAGCCTCATCTCCTGCCAGTCGTAGGCGAATTCCTTGCCGCAATCCAGGCAAACCACATAGGTGCCGGTCACGGAGGCCGCCTCGCTGCGGCGCTGACCGGGCTTGGCCGTCATGGGAAAGCTATAGTGCTTGTGCGAGCAGCCGATAAGGATTTCCAACACGTCTTTAATCATGGACCTACCCTTCACAGCGGGCCCCGCTGGTCCGACAAACATGCTTTCTTCCATCCGCTTAATTAGACACAGCATAGTCGGAAAAGATTCGCCAGGAAAGCATCCTGCATCGGTTTTGTAACCGCTTTGGATTGTTGAATTTGGGAATAGAAAAATGGTGTCGGTGGAAAACTCTGGGGCTCGTCCCTAGAGTTTTTTCTGCTCGCACTTGGTCATGATGGCGGTGTGCAACCGGGTGCGCAGGTCGTCGGGCAGTTCGTAGAGCTGGGAATCGCGGTAGATCTCGATGGTCTTCTTGGTGGTATTGCAGATGACGAAGCAGTTGTGGCACCACTGCAGATGTTCTTCCAACTCGGCCCGTGTTCGCGCGTCCAGGCTTTCGTCCAAGTAGTCGGTTAGCTCTTTCAGGAAATCAGAGCAATTCACGTTTTCCTGTCTCCGCTCTTGCGCTTCTTAAAGTACTTATTCAGCCTCTCGCGCAACTGCAAGCGTGCCCGCAGCAACCGAGATTTCACGGCAGGAATGCTCAAATCCAGCGCCTCCGCCGTCTCTTCCGTCGACAACCCCTCCACGTCGCGCAGTACGAACACCGTGCGGAAGCTGGAAGGCAGTCCCTGGATGGTCTTGGTCAAGATGTCCCGCAACTCCGACTGCGTGTATAACTGCTCCGGGTTGGGGCTCCAGTCCGCGACCTCCCGCGGCATGCTGTCCTCGTCGGTCTTGACCTCCTCGTCGAGGGACACCATGCGTTCTGGCCGGCGGCGGCGCAGGCGCATCAGCGCTTCGTTCACCGCGATCCGCACCAGCCAGGTGTAAAACTTGGATTGCTCCTGAAAGTTCTTGAGGTTCTCGTACGCCTTCAGGAACGCATCCTGCACCACGTCTTCCGCATCTTCGCGATTTTGCGTGATGTGCTGAGCAATGCGAAAGACATTCCGGTCGTAACGATGCACCAACTGCTCGAAGGCGCTGATGTCGCCCGTCTTGGCGGCACGCACCAGTTTCAGCTCATCAATGACCGGCTCGTTCACTTTTTGGATGGCTCCCATCAGCTTCCCGATTCAAGAATTTATGATGCCCCGGATCAAGAAAATCTATTCTACCGGTTTGCCTGGCGGCGCACATCCATCTTTTGCCGCTCCCGCCGATTTTCGTATCGCGGCGCGCGGTGCCCTCGCGGAGCGGCAAAGGGGAAATTCCGCTGTCGCGCATTGACACTGGATTTTCAGTTCATATAATCGCGGCAGTCCGCGCCGCATCCAGGGAAAGGGTTCATGGACGATTCCAATCACATTCGGGAGATCATCGAGCGTGTGGTCAGTGTCAGTCTGGCCACGCACGTCACTGCCCTCAAAGACGAACTCATCGACCATGCCTGCGAGCAGCTTGCCGCGGCGATGCCAAGGCAGGACGCGCCGCCGGCATCGCCCCCGGGCGGTGCGCCCACCGACTTGCTGAATGCTGCCGCGAACTCCGTGCTCGATTCCGTGACCCAGACCGACATCCTAAGTTCCTTGTTGGAAGGAGCCTCGAAGTTCGCCAAGCGCGCGGCCCTGTTCGTCATTCGCGGCGGCGTTGCCACCGGCTGGCGCGCTACCGGCCTCGAATCCCGTGATCAACTCAAGGCGCTCACCATTGATCTGAACCACGGCCTGGCCGCGCGCGCCTACCGCGACCGTGTTCCCGCGACCGCGTCGGCGGCGGAGTTCGATCCGCGTTTTGTTTCCCTGTTTGGCGCCCCGGCCGACGGAACCAACGCCGTGGTGCTTCCCCTGATGCTGCGCGACAAAGTCGCCGCCCTCGTCTATGCCGATGCCGGAACCCAACCCGGCGGCGGCCTCGATCCTTCCGCCCTCGAATGCCTGGTACGTTTTTGCGGACTGTGGCTGGAAGTCGTTGCCACCCGCAAGGCCGGTACGCCCGTCGCCGAGACTGTGCCCGACAGCGATAAAATCCCGCGTTACGTTGAACCTCCCGCCCACCACGACGAAGCCGCTCCCCAGCAAGAACCTCAAGCGCAGCAAGTTGAGCCGCCCACGCCCGGCTTTTCGGCGGCATCCGTGGCCGCTGCCGCCGTCACCGCTCCTGCTTCCGTGGCGGCCGCCGCGCCCGCGCCCTCGTCGCAGGAAGAAGAAGAGGTCCACAAGAAAGCCCGGCGCTTCGCCAAGCTCCTGGTGGATGAAATCAAACTTTACAACCAAGCCAAGGTGGCGGAGGGGCGCGCGCACCAGGATCTGTATGCCCGCCTGAAGGACGACATCGACAAAAGCCGTGCCACTTACGACAGACGTTACGGCTCAACTGTCGCCGCCAGCGGGAATTATTTCACCCAGGAATTGATCCACATCTTGGCGAATGATGATCCTGCACTGCTCGGCAGTGGATTTTCGGGGTAAACTGAAGCTGTCGTGCGCATCCGGTCCCTGATAGCTCTCGCCCTCACCTTGGCCCTCGCCACCTCTGCTTTGGCTTTCCCAACGTCCACATCTTCCAAGAAGAACGCCTCATCGGCGCGGAGCAAGTCCAAGAAACGCAAGAAGACGGTCAGCCCGCGGCGCATTCGGCGCATTCATCGCGCGTTTGTCGCATCGGCAGAGTTGAAGCCGATGGCGCGCCAAC
The nucleotide sequence above comes from Terriglobia bacterium. Encoded proteins:
- a CDS encoding nuclear transport factor 2 family protein — its product is MRLALVAVILLAFASAAAPQARRSRPAAKPAQNDPAQDRKAIEELHQRDIAANLAFDVDKLVALWDDNIVAMPPNSAPLVGIDANRAYLMKNRGQLADVDILSYEEQWDEVRVLGDYAIEYGSIRSRIRPQEMKQETALAFNVMRVLKRQPEGDWKIFRAIWNDRAPAESPTQPPK
- a CDS encoding DUF3592 domain-containing protein → MTPQVQQSGIFVLAIFLAVMAERGWQWLRRRAARQWLVAEGRVERAEWRQPNTGTNRYFVADLAYSYVVGGQYYAGYYRRAFPDAVSAAAFVDSLKDRAVKVRYRRGECGKSLLLEENLADAIHATAEIAS
- a CDS encoding SDR family oxidoreductase → MVGIVPDASARLALITGTSSGIGLLTVVTLARRGCRVVATMRDLKRRSLLDEAAQNAGVADRIEVRALDISDFDSIRRVVSEILRDHGRIDVLVNNAGFAFAGFAEDIRLAELRQQMDTNFFGHVSVTQAVLPAMRAQRSGHIIMVSSETGRMGSPGLSSYSASKFALEGWSETLRLETGALGIKVVLVEPGAFKTDIWDRNARLNEVLLAGKSPNQERGRKLKEWAVSTPKADPQVVADLIARIAEDPNPRLRYMIGRDAFMRWWLCKLLPWKWYEKLVLRKVGLG
- the ggt gene encoding gamma-glutamyltransferase; protein product: MRMALAVTSTLLLIGSSMLAQDRSHARSMVISPYGIVATSYAQASQAGAQLLVRGGSAADAAIAANALLGVAEPMMNGMGGDLFLLYWEAKTGKLYGLNASGWAPQGLTLEHLRSKGDTAMPRSGIDAVTVPGAVDGWDKFHQRFGRLAWKELFQPAIFYAEQGVAIPEIIHDYWNGSAHALVQDAESQRVFLPGGNAPAVGQVFRNPDVAKALRLVADQGPQAFYRGEIAQAILGTSKQFGGTMSAEDLAQFSAEWVEPISTTYRDWTVYELPPNGQGMAALEMLNLMETAAASAGGPSSVTELHKKIEAMKLAYADLARYNADLRFAKVPVEGLLSKEYAKQRAKLIDGQRASCETQPGTPPSSETTYLSVVDAEGNIASLIQSNYAEFGSGITVRGMGFVLQNRGALFSFNPTHSNALAPHKRPFHTIIPAFMQRGSEHIGFGIMGGANQPLAHAQFVSNIVDYGMNIQAAMESPRFTVSPAGGCHILIESRVKPEVLQKLSAKGHILEVRKEYSTRMGRGQAVLHDSSTGINYGASDARADGSAEPQPPPIKW
- a CDS encoding inositol-3-phosphate synthase, whose amino-acid sequence is MAIKKKQASRTVAAPRQASSKPAAGAASGEIAPAKGKLGVMIPGMGAVATTFVAGVESVRRGLAQPIGSLTQMGTIRLGKRTDGRSPCIQEFVPLADIDDLVFTGWDPFEDDMYAAARKAGVLERDLLDNIKPFLSQIKPRPAVFDRDYVKRLDGPNVKKGKTKMDLAEQVREDIREFRKTSGASRLVMIWCGSTETFLQPAAVHQSVKAFEKGLMQNDENIAPSMIYAYAALSEGVPFANGAPNLTVDLPAMHELSRRNQAPICGKDYKTGQTLLKTILAPGFKARMIGLSGWFSTNILGNRDGEVLDDPGSFKTKEESKLSVLEHILQPDLYPQLYGNICHKVRINYYPPRGDNKEGWDNIDIFGWLGYPMQIKVDFLCRDSILAAPIVLDLVLFLDLALRSSQLRGLGIQEWLSFYFKSPMTAPGLYPEHDLFIQLMKLKNTLRHLKGESLITHLGLEYYD
- a CDS encoding M48 family metalloprotease; its protein translation is MKFRASTLAVALMLATLAPCTFAQSDSQNNPNPTGTPPVTGTPQTTGAAPADAQKPAAQTDTLVPQVANPPKETHDGGKNDIDAIGNRKIGGGKGLGNWYSLEKEIAMGKEFAAQVEASVKLVQDPVVTEYVNRIGQNLVRNSDARVPFTIKVVDSDEINAFALPGGFFYVNSGLILAADDEAELAGVMAHEIAHVAARHATRQMTRAQFANIASIPLIFVGGGLGYAIRSAAGIGLPLTFLSFSRGFEAEADYLGLEYMYKSGYDPQAFISFFEKVQAKEKKKPGSLAKAFATHPQTPDRITKSQEEIAKVLPARDQYIINTSEFDDVKTRLAAIENRRKLSGPEDKEGRPTLRRTTADNSKKTDGGNNDDDRPTLKRRDND
- a CDS encoding CBS domain-containing protein translates to MLVRDYMTTQVSSLRDDLHLLEAALLIRRSGKRHVPVIDAEGTVVGIVTDRDVAQMAPSLLGHITPEEYNAVFEMTPITRAMTANPITVTPQTTMREVVSLLYTKKIGALPVVESGKLVGIVTRSDALALLNELLAEAESSSGAAV
- a CDS encoding zf-HC2 domain-containing protein produces the protein MNCSDFLKELTDYLDESLDARTRAELEEHLQWCHNCFVICNTTKKTIEIYRDSQLYELPDDLRTRLHTAIMTKCEQKKL
- a CDS encoding sigma-70 family RNA polymerase sigma factor, with the protein product MGAIQKVNEPVIDELKLVRAAKTGDISAFEQLVHRYDRNVFRIAQHITQNREDAEDVVQDAFLKAYENLKNFQEQSKFYTWLVRIAVNEALMRLRRRRPERMVSLDEEVKTDEDSMPREVADWSPNPEQLYTQSELRDILTKTIQGLPSSFRTVFVLRDVEGLSTEETAEALDLSIPAVKSRLLRARLQLRERLNKYFKKRKSGDRKT